From a region of the Hypanus sabinus isolate sHypSab1 chromosome 2, sHypSab1.hap1, whole genome shotgun sequence genome:
- the LOC132404685 gene encoding general transcription factor II-I repeat domain-containing protein 2-like — MVDMTAHLNTLNTALQGKGRTALHMLEDVLAFERKLTVLARDLQKGTLSHFPNLREFKQGHDMIISEYLHSAIIAMQTSFGKRFCEFREEKNTLSFPVTPLSIDPSLLNTTALAGVSQPDLEMELAVIADKDIWVSKFRRLTADLEDVARQKAVLAQKHKWSDIENLTDDSLRSCVKMKVTSYSPDVQTLCAEVQEQKSH, encoded by the coding sequence atggtagacatgacagcgcacctgaacacgctgaacacagctcttcaggggaaaggacgtacagccctgcacatgttggaggatgttttggcattcgagcgcaagttgacagtgcttgccagagatttacagaaaggcactttgtctcacttccccaatttgagagagttcaaacaaggtcacgacatgataatttcggagtatttacattctgcaatcatcgcaatgcaaacatcgtttgggaaacgcttctgtgagttcagagaggaaaaaaacacattatccttcccggtcactcccttaagcatcgatccttccctactgaatacgactgcattggcaggtgtgagtcagcctgatcttgagatggaactggccgtcatagccgacaaagacatatgggtgtccaagtttagacgcttgacagcagaccttgaagatgttgcccgtcagaaggccgttcttgctcagaaacacaaatggagtgatattgaaaacctcaccgatgacagcttgcgatcctgtgtaaagatgaaggtgacatcatacagccctgatgtgcagacgctgtgcgctgaggtccaggagcagaaatcccattaa